The Dokdonia sp. 4H-3-7-5 genomic interval TAGAAGTACCTCCACCTTGCCATTCCTTATTAAAGGCACTTTGGCTAAAAAGTAATTCTGCAAGTCCTTTGCTTTTCCATCCATCAGGAAGAGAATCTTTTTTCTTTGTCTTCGTCTGGGCGACTAGAATGCTACTTGTGGCTAGTAGCAATAAAAAAAGATATGTTCTCATAGGGACTTACTTAAAAATTAAGAGAGTAAATATACACAGGGAGTATATGAATGTCAAGGCAATTTTTAAGCGCGCTTCTTAAAGAGAGGAACGGTAGAGCAAGCTTCTCCAAACATAATACTGCGTGCCACAGGCTGAAGTTTTTCTATAAGCAGTAAATATGCGTTAGGAGGAACTGGTTTATTAGAGCATCCCTTTATTATCAATGGAACACCGTGATAAGGTGTCGTGTCAAGATTTGCAATAGCTGTGGTGTAAAGAATAGTTTCTAGAAGTTCTAGAGATCCTACGATGGTCTTTTGTGCAATATCTTGTAAATGGGTAGAAACAAGCATATATGCCCACGCTGGAACAATAGCATCTGTGCTGCAGTGTAAAGCCACAAATGAGCCCGAATATTGCTGCCAATCGTGATTTTTTATGCTTTCGCGAAACTGGGTTTCACGTAGAATAAATCCTTGGTCCAGCCATTCGGAAATATCTAGTGTTTCTCTCTTTCCTTTGGGATATAAATCTTCCAAATCAAAAGTGATGAGTTTACTCCCGGCGACTCTATTTATGATTTCTTCTGCCATAATAATGTAATTAAAAAGTGATGATGCGTTTTAATCTATAAGTTTAAAACGCATCACAATACTTTTACAACATTCCTAATTCTAGTTTTGCTTCTTCACTCATAAGGTCTTGTGTCCATGGTGGGTCAAATGTGATTTCCACTTCACAATCTTTTACTTCTTTGAGAGATTTTACTTTCTCTTCCACCTCAAGTGGTAATGTTTCGGCTACGGGGCAGTTAGGTGTAGTAAGCGTCATAAGGATTTTGGTATCCATGTCTTCATTTACAAAAACATCATAAATCAAACCTAACTCATAAATATCTACAGGAATTTCTGGATCGTAAATGGTTTTCAGTACTCTTACAATCTTATCTCCTAACTCTTCTGTGTTTACTTCCATATGTATTGTTGTACTGCAATGCAGTCTCTTTTATTTAGTTAATAATGGTGAATTGCATCACATTTTCGCGCAAGCGTAATTTGTAATCTAATTCAGTTGTGTTTGATAAGCTACAGCATATAGCTTTATCTGTTTGATCATGCTCACAAGTCCATTTGCACGGGTAGGAGAGAGGTGATCTTTAAGTCCTATCTCATCTATAAACGAAGTGTCTGCATCTATAATTGCTTGTGGCGGCTGTCCAGAAAAAGCACGTATAAGTATCGCTATGATTCCTTTTGTAATAATCGCATCACTATCTGCAGTAAAGGCAATCTCGCCGTCTGTCATATCTGCGTGTACCCAGACCTTGCTCTGGCAACCTTTTATAATATAATCATCAGTTTTAAACTGATTATCAATCATAGGAAGTGATTTTCCTAAGTCTATCATATACTCATAACGTTGCATCCAGTCTTCAAACATGCTGAACTCATCAACGATTTCATCTTGTATTTCTTTTATACTTGCCATAATTATAGTGCTGTTGAAGTTGCGTTAAAAAGTACTTGATCTTCATTATATAAAGTAAGTGTTCCGTTTTTAAGAGTGTACCTATTTACCTTGATGAGATTTTTAAATACTTTTTTCTCTAAGTCCATAGCTTCTGCAGGACATGCTTTCTTAGTAGATAACGGATCTGTGATATCTAATTTATCCTTAGTAAGGGTAAACGCTGCGTTATAGGAGTTGCATCCAGAAAAACCAGTTATTCTTCTTTTTTGACTTTCTATATTAAAAGTGATTCCTTGTTTTGTAATAGGTGTCTCTTCTATACTCGTAAGTGTGTAGTATCCAGAAAATCTAGGCGCTTTTACATCAGGTTCACTTTCCTTTTTTTCGGTAGCACAGCTACTTAAAAAGAGGCCTATTGCTAAAGCGATTATGTAATATGTGTGTTTCATAGTAAAAGAGTATTTGCAAAGATAGTGCCCAGAAGATTAACTGTCATTCTGTCGAGTCTAGCATTTTATGCATAAACCACATGGGACGATGCTCGTCATGTAATAATGGGAAATCTAATCTTTGTTTTTCTGTCTTTTGATATCCTAGTTTTTTATAAAAACGTTGTGCTTGTGCGTGTTTATCCATCGCATCAAGCCAGATAAGACTGTGTTTTTGAGCTATTGCAACATGCTGTGCATAACTCATTAATGCTCTGCCTACACTTTTACCTTGAACAGAAGGGTCTAGGTAAATACGATGTATTTTAAAACCTTTTTCATAAGCTAGTGGAGGATACTTACAATTTTTAATAAGCTTTAAAATCCCTACTGTCTCATCGTTATAATACACAAAGTAATACATACTATTTGCATCACTAAGCTCTTGTTTTAAGTTTTCCTTACTATAAATCTGATTGAGATACCATGAGCCTTCATCTTTCCAAAAATGCGCATATGCAGATGGATACACCCTTTTCATCAAATTGTATAATCGCTCTTGATCAACTAGGGTGACGGGCGATAATGTGATATGTGAATTTACCTGTATCAATATAACAATGTCTGAAAACGATGTTCTGCTAGATATTACGAGAGCATGGTGACCGCTCGTTTTAATCCAGTTACAAAGGTGTCTATTTCTTCCTTGGTATTATAAAATGAAAAAGAAGCGCGTACCGTTCCTGGTATTTTATAATACTCCATAATAGGTTGTGCACAGTGATGACCTGTGCGTACTGCAATACCTAGTTTATCAAGTATAGTCCCTATGTCATAAGGATGAATATTGCCCACATTAAATGAAATAACGGCGGTTTTGTGTGCAGAAGTACCATAAATTTTGAGACCTTCTATTTCAAGTAATTTCTCTGTTCCGTATTGTAATAGCTCATCTTCATAGCTAGCGATATTATCAAAACCTATGGCATTCATATAATCAAGACCTGCAGCCGTTGCAATTCCTCCACAAATGTTAGGCGTTCCGGCTTCAAATTTGTGAGGTAAACCAGCATAGGTGGTTTTTTCAAAACTTACCTGATCTATCATCTCGCCACCACCTTGATAAGGAGGTAATTTAGTAAGCCATTCTTCTTTTCCGTATAGAATACCCACACCAGTAGGACCGCAAATTTTATGAGCAGAACATACGTAGAAGTCGGCGTCTAGTGCTTGTACATCTGGTTTGATGTGTGGCGTAGCTTGTGCGCCGTCTATAAGAACTGCAGCACCTACTTTATGAGCTTCCTCAATGATGTGCTCTATAGGGTTTATAGTTCCTAATGCGTTAGATACGTGGTTTACAAAGACTAGTTTTAAGTTAGGAGATAACGCTTTCGCGAAAGCGTCCATATCCAGTTCACCACTTTCTGTCTGAGGTATCACTTTAAGGATGGCTCCAGTTTTCTCACAAAGCATCTGCCACGGTACAATATTACTGTGATGCTCTAGAGCCGAAACTAAAACCTCTTCACCTTCTTTAAGTATGGAGGCAAAACCATGTGCTACAAGATTAATGGCATGCGTAGTTCCTGCTGTGAGAATAATCTCGTAAGGTTTTGCAGCGTTAAAATGCTTTTGAATTGTAATACGAGCCTCCTCATAAGCATCTGTTGCTTCCTGAGAAAGTGAGTGTACGCCGCGATGGATATTTGCATTATAGTTTGAGTAGTAGTCTACAATAGCATCTATCACCACTTGTGGTGTTTGTGAAGTGGCGGCATTATCAAAATAAATAAGCGGATTCCCATTGACTTCTCGTTTGAGAATAGGGAAATCTTTGCGTATTTTCTTAACGTCTAGCATAGCATTTTTCTTTGTTACAAAGATACAAACTGGACTACTTTTAGACTACTCCAGTGCGTATTGTGTTTAAAATGAAAAAGCCGTTACTCGAGAGTAACGGCTTTAAATATATAGGTCTAATCGTTTACTGCTCGAAGCCGATGTTTACACCGATTTTCTTAGCAATAAGTTTTGTGATTCTTTCCTTTAACTGAGGAATTTTCACACTTGATAGTACCGTGTTTGCAAAAGCATACATTAATAATGCACGACCTTCTTTTTCTCCAATACCACGAGATTGTAGATAGAAAAGGGCACTCTCATCTAGTTGTCCTATGGTACAACCGTGAGAACAGCGTACGTCATCTGCAAAAATCTCTAATTGAGGCTTTGAGTTGATAGTTGCTGTATCATCTAATAAAATATTGTTATTAGACTGGTAAGCATTTGTTTTTTGAGCTTCTTTCTCAACAACTACTTTTCCATTAAATACTCCTACAGATTTGTCTGCAAAAATACCTTTGTAATCTTGGTGGCTCTCGCAGTTAGGAGTAATGTGGTGTACTAGTGTGTTGTGATCTACGTGTTGCTTTCCTTCTATAATCGTAATACCTTTAAGGATAGAGTCCATGTACTCTCCTTTTTGATAAAAGTTAAGGTTGTTACGAGTGATGTTTCCACCTAGAGAAAAAGTATGCACAGAAACGATACTTTCTTTGTGTTGCTCTATCTCTGTAGTATCTACAAGGGAAGCGCTTAGGTTGTCGTTCTGAATTTTATAGTAATCTACAAGCGCTCTTTTATCTGCAAAGATTTCTGTAACAACATTAGTAAGCACTTTCTTGTCTGTAAGACTCTGGTGGCGCTCTATAATTTGTACTTCAGAATTTTCTTCGGCAACAATAAGGTTGCGTGGTTGTAGCATCATTGCCTCATTTGCTCCTGTAGCAAAGTGTACAATCTGGATAGGCTTTTGTGCTACTTTCCCTTTTGGGATGTAGATATAAGCACCATCTTTTGCAAATGCAGTGTTAAGAGAATCCATAGATTCTCCTTTTGCAATCTTATTAAAGTAAACGTCTATAACTTGTTTGTACTTTGGTTTTGATAGTGCTGCACCCATGGTGCATACATCAATACCATCATGCGTAGTTTCTGAAAGAAATGAGCTATACACCCCATCTACAAAAACGATTTTATAAGTATCTACATCATTAAGAAAATACTGCTTTACATCTTTAAAGTCTAGTGCAGCTTCTTTGCTAGGGAAGATGTTATAATCTTCCTTGAGAATGCTGTTAAGAGATGTGTATTTCCAGTTTTCTAATTTCTTTGTAGGAAACCCTTCTGCTTCAAAAGTCTTGATGGCCTCGTTACGAATGTCGTATATAGGAGAATCTGCATCAATACTTTCTTGAAGTACGATATGGTTACTTACTAATTTATCTTTTAAACTCATCTTTTCTAAGTTATGAATCTAGACAGTTAAGTATAAGGGATATTTTTATTGGGAATATCTCTTATGTGTTGTCTAAACGTATTACGCTCCCACTTCTTCTTTTAACCAGTCGTATCCTTTTTCTTCAAGTTCAAGAGCAAGCTCTTTTCCTCCAGAACGTACAATTTTTCCATTCATAAGAACGTGTACAAAATCAGGAACGATGTATTCTAGAAGGCGCTGGTAGTGAGTAATCACTAGAACTGCGTTATCTTTACTCTTTAATTTATTTACACCATTTGCAACAATGCGTAGTGCGTCAATGTCAAGACCAGAATCTGTCTCGTCTAGAATAGCGAGTTTAGGCTCTAGCATTGCCATTTGGAAAATCTCATTACGCTTCTTCTCTCCTCCAGAGAATCCTACGTTTAATGATCTAGAAAGAAACTTACGATCCATCTCAAGAAGTTCTGCCTTCTCTTTGATTTTTTTAAGCATCTCACTAGCTGGCATATTTTCTAGGCCTTTTGCTTTGCGAGTTTCATTTATCGCAGTCTTGATAAAGTTAGTTACAGAAACTCCAGGGATCTCTACAGGATATTGAAAAGATAAGAAAACACCTTCGTGAGCTCTTTCTTCTGGATCCATTTCTAGTATTGATTCTCCTTCAAGTTCGATGTCTCCACCGCTTACTTCATACTCTTCTTTTCCTGCAATAACAGAAGCGAGTGTACTTTTTCCAGAACCGTTTGGTCCCATGATAGCGTGCACTTCGCCAGCTTTTATCTCAAGATTAATACCTTTAAGGATATCTTTCTCTTCAATTCGTGCGTGTAAATCTTTAACTGATAACATAATTCTACGTTCTTATTGTGCGATTATTTACCGCTTTCTACTTTAATGGAACCACCCTCTGTCTTGAGTTTGTCTCCTGCTTCTAATTTAATTGAAGTGTCAGCCGTTGGTGCTTTTACTTCTACTATTTCTTTAATGGTTACTATAAAATCCCAGCCTTCTTCATTAGTAGGCTTAGGATTAATAATACCCTTTATAACAACTGGCACCATATCATATTCATCACGTTGTAGTGGTTTGACTATGGTTGCTAGTTCGCGCATTTTGTCATCTAGAGCTACACCATAAATAAAGGAATCTCCTTTAATGATAGCAGCATCTACTAGATATATAAATTCACCTTCAATAACTTCATATGAGTTAGAAGACGAGTCTTCGGTAGATTTCTGATTACATGATACAAGTGCGAGACCTGCTATTAATAAAAAGAGAATCTTCTTCATATCTTAATTAAGTATCGCTGGTGTTTGTGCAAAGTTTCCTGCATCATGCTGGATAATCACTTTTGCATTTTCCGCTTTCGCGAAAGCTTCAAAATCCTTTATACTTTGCTCCGTTGCTGGGATATCGTAGTTGAACTGTGGTACAATCGCATCCTTGCGGTTTTGCTCAAAATGATAGATATCTCCAGATAATAGCGTTGGTCCATTATCCTTTAAGCGTAAGAACAATATTTGGTGTCCTGCTGTGTGTCCTGGCATAGATTTTATTACCACCGTGCCATCTCCAAAAACATCCTTCTCTCCATTCAGTTTTTCTACGTTTGTAAGCTTGTTAAAGCTATCTGGCGCATAAAACGAATTTCCTTTGATGTCTTCTCCATTTGCAAAATCATATTCTGATTCTTGAACCAACCATGTAGCTTTTGCAAAATGATTTGCAGCACCTGTGTGATCAAAATGAATGTGAGAAAACGCAATCATATCGATATCATCAGGAGTCATCCCGATACCTTTAAGTTGTGTTGTTATAGAGTCTTTGCGAGTAATGGTAAAAGCCCCTCCTTCTGGAGTATATGGTTCTTGACCTACTAGCATTTCAGGTAAACCGGTATCCCATAAAAGAGTTCCTTTAGGGTGCTTGATGACAAAAAATGCATCTGCAAGCTCTTTTGATTCTCCTTTGTAAGTGTCGCCTTGTGCAAATAAGTTTAAGTTATTTGCCATTACAGTACCACCGTCTAGTTTATATAAAGTTACCTCAGGAAGTTCTTGTGTAGCGGCTGACTCTTTTTGATCTTCTGCTTTTTGCTTTCCATCTTCATATCCTTTCTTGAATTCTTCACAAGAAATTGTAGTGATGGCAAGAGCGGCAATTAATAATATATTTTTCATTGTTGTGATAATCTTGGTTTATAGTTTGATTGTATTGATAAATACTACCCTACAGATCCTTCTAGGCTAATCTCAAGTAATTTCTGAGCTTCTACAGCAAACTCCATAGGGAGTTTATTAAGTACCTCTTTTGAGAATCCGTTTACAATTAAAGCAATTGCCTTTTCTGTATCAATACCACGCTGGTTACAGTAGAAGATTTGGTCTTCACCTATCTTACTAGTAGTAGCTTCGTGTTCTACTTGAGCAGTTTTATTTTTAGTCTCAATGTATGGGAAAGTGTGTGCTCCACACTCGTTACCCATTAATAGAGAATCACACTGCGAGAAGTTACGAGCGTTTGTAGCTCCTGCATTAATCTTTACAAGACCTCTATATGAGTTCTGAGATTTTCCTGCAGAGATACCTTTTGATATAATCGTACTCTTGGTGTTTTTTCCAAGGTGGATCATCTTAGTGCCTGTGTCTGCCTGCTGGTGATTGTTTGTCACTGCGATAGAGTAAAACTCACCTATAGAGTTATCTCCTTTGAGAATACAAGAAGGGTATTTCCATGTAACTGCAGATCCTGTTTCGACTTGTGTCCATGAGATTTTTGCATTCTTCTCACAGAGACCACGCTTTGTTACAAAGTTGTAAACCCCACCTTTTCCTTCTGCATTACCGGGATACCAGTTTTGTACGGTACTATATTTAATCTCTGCATCGTCCATTGCGATAAGTTCTACAACGGCAGCATGCAATTGATTCTCATCACGACTAGGAGCGGTGCAGCCTTCAAGGTAACTTACATAGCTGCCTTCGTCTGCTACCAATAATGTTCTTTCAAACTGTCCAGTTCCTCCTTGATTAATACGGAAGTAAGTAGAAAGTTCCATTGGGCATTTTACACCTTTAGGGATGTAACAGAAAGAGCCATCAGAAAATACTGCGCTATTTAAGGCTGCGTAGTAATTATCTTTTACAGGAACGATGGTTCCTAAGTGCTTACGTACTAGTTCTGGGTGCTCTTTTATAGCCTCAGAGATACTCATGAAAATAATTCCCTTCTCTGCAAGCGTCTTTTTAAAAGTAGTTGCTACAGAAACAGAATCTACCACGATATCCATCGCGATGTTGTTCATTTTCTTTTGCTCATCTACAGAGATTCCTAATTTCTTATACATAGCGAGTAGATCTGGATCTACATCATCTAGTGTTTTATTAGGGTCTACAGCTACGGGAGCAGAGTAATAAGCGATTGCTTGAAAATCTGGCTTCTCGTAATTTAC includes:
- a CDS encoding aminotransferase class V-fold PLP-dependent enzyme, with the protein product MLDVKKIRKDFPILKREVNGNPLIYFDNAATSQTPQVVIDAIVDYYSNYNANIHRGVHSLSQEATDAYEEARITIQKHFNAAKPYEIILTAGTTHAINLVAHGFASILKEGEEVLVSALEHHSNIVPWQMLCEKTGAILKVIPQTESGELDMDAFAKALSPNLKLVFVNHVSNALGTINPIEHIIEEAHKVGAAVLIDGAQATPHIKPDVQALDADFYVCSAHKICGPTGVGILYGKEEWLTKLPPYQGGGEMIDQVSFEKTTYAGLPHKFEAGTPNICGGIATAAGLDYMNAIGFDNIASYEDELLQYGTEKLLEIEGLKIYGTSAHKTAVISFNVGNIHPYDIGTILDKLGIAVRTGHHCAQPIMEYYKIPGTVRASFSFYNTKEEIDTFVTGLKRAVTMLS
- the sufB gene encoding Fe-S cluster assembly protein SufB; the encoded protein is MAYTEDDLREELKTKEYEYGFFTDIESETFPVGLNEDIIRAISKKKDEPQWMTEWRLEAYKVWLSMEEPDWANVNYEKPDFQAIAYYSAPVAVDPNKTLDDVDPDLLAMYKKLGISVDEQKKMNNIAMDIVVDSVSVATTFKKTLAEKGIIFMSISEAIKEHPELVRKHLGTIVPVKDNYYAALNSAVFSDGSFCYIPKGVKCPMELSTYFRINQGGTGQFERTLLVADEGSYVSYLEGCTAPSRDENQLHAAVVELIAMDDAEIKYSTVQNWYPGNAEGKGGVYNFVTKRGLCEKNAKISWTQVETGSAVTWKYPSCILKGDNSIGEFYSIAVTNNHQQADTGTKMIHLGKNTKSTIISKGISAGKSQNSYRGLVKINAGATNARNFSQCDSLLMGNECGAHTFPYIETKNKTAQVEHEATTSKIGEDQIFYCNQRGIDTEKAIALIVNGFSKEVLNKLPMEFAVEAQKLLEISLEGSVG
- a CDS encoding N-acyl homoserine lactonase family protein yields the protein MKNILLIAALAITTISCEEFKKGYEDGKQKAEDQKESAATQELPEVTLYKLDGGTVMANNLNLFAQGDTYKGESKELADAFFVIKHPKGTLLWDTGLPEMLVGQEPYTPEGGAFTITRKDSITTQLKGIGMTPDDIDMIAFSHIHFDHTGAANHFAKATWLVQESEYDFANGEDIKGNSFYAPDSFNKLTNVEKLNGEKDVFGDGTVVIKSMPGHTAGHQILFLRLKDNGPTLLSGDIYHFEQNRKDAIVPQFNYDIPATEQSIKDFEAFAKAENAKVIIQHDAGNFAQTPAILN
- the sufC gene encoding Fe-S cluster assembly ATPase SufC, yielding MLSVKDLHARIEEKDILKGINLEIKAGEVHAIMGPNGSGKSTLASVIAGKEEYEVSGGDIELEGESILEMDPEERAHEGVFLSFQYPVEIPGVSVTNFIKTAINETRKAKGLENMPASEMLKKIKEKAELLEMDRKFLSRSLNVGFSGGEKKRNEIFQMAMLEPKLAILDETDSGLDIDALRIVANGVNKLKSKDNAVLVITHYQRLLEYIVPDFVHVLMNGKIVRSGGKELALELEEKGYDWLKEEVGA
- a CDS encoding META domain-containing protein — its product is MKHTYYIIALAIGLFLSSCATEKKESEPDVKAPRFSGYYTLTSIEETPITKQGITFNIESQKRRITGFSGCNSYNAAFTLTKDKLDITDPLSTKKACPAEAMDLEKKVFKNLIKVNRYTLKNGTLTLYNEDQVLFNATSTAL
- the sufD gene encoding Fe-S cluster assembly protein SufD gives rise to the protein MSLKDKLVSNHIVLQESIDADSPIYDIRNEAIKTFEAEGFPTKKLENWKYTSLNSILKEDYNIFPSKEAALDFKDVKQYFLNDVDTYKIVFVDGVYSSFLSETTHDGIDVCTMGAALSKPKYKQVIDVYFNKIAKGESMDSLNTAFAKDGAYIYIPKGKVAQKPIQIVHFATGANEAMMLQPRNLIVAEENSEVQIIERHQSLTDKKVLTNVVTEIFADKRALVDYYKIQNDNLSASLVDTTEIEQHKESIVSVHTFSLGGNITRNNLNFYQKGEYMDSILKGITIIEGKQHVDHNTLVHHITPNCESHQDYKGIFADKSVGVFNGKVVVEKEAQKTNAYQSNNNILLDDTATINSKPQLEIFADDVRCSHGCTIGQLDESALFYLQSRGIGEKEGRALLMYAFANTVLSSVKIPQLKERITKLIAKKIGVNIGFEQ
- a CDS encoding DUF2480 family protein — protein: MAEEIINRVAGSKLITFDLEDLYPKGKRETLDISEWLDQGFILRETQFRESIKNHDWQQYSGSFVALHCSTDAIVPAWAYMLVSTHLQDIAQKTIVGSLELLETILYTTAIANLDTTPYHGVPLIIKGCSNKPVPPNAYLLLIEKLQPVARSIMFGEACSTVPLFKKRA
- a CDS encoding SufE family protein, translating into MASIKEIQDEIVDEFSMFEDWMQRYEYMIDLGKSLPMIDNQFKTDDYIIKGCQSKVWVHADMTDGEIAFTADSDAIITKGIIAILIRAFSGQPPQAIIDADTSFIDEIGLKDHLSPTRANGLVSMIKQIKLYAVAYQTQLN
- a CDS encoding GNAT family N-acetyltransferase, coding for MKRVYPSAYAHFWKDEGSWYLNQIYSKENLKQELSDANSMYYFVYYNDETVGILKLIKNCKYPPLAYEKGFKIHRIYLDPSVQGKSVGRALMSYAQHVAIAQKHSLIWLDAMDKHAQAQRFYKKLGYQKTEKQRLDFPLLHDEHRPMWFMHKMLDSTE
- a CDS encoding DUF59 domain-containing protein, whose product is MEVNTEELGDKIVRVLKTIYDPEIPVDIYELGLIYDVFVNEDMDTKILMTLTTPNCPVAETLPLEVEEKVKSLKEVKDCEVEITFDPPWTQDLMSEEAKLELGML